The Phaeobacter gallaeciensis DSM 26640 genomic sequence GATTTGGCCTCAGCTCTGGTGATGCGCAGATCCTTGATCTCATTGCTGCCGCCTTCGGTCTTGGAGCGACCGGGATCCAGCACCAGATACAGCGCCTCTGGCAGGGCAAACATCGCCATGGCCAAGGTAATGAAGCCAAAGCCAGATTGCAGGTCCATGATGCCCATGGTGAAGCGAGGCATATTGAACAGCGCGCCCTCACCTACCGTGGCCATGATCAGGCCAAGGACGGTCATCAGCAGCGCTTTCACCACCTGACCGGTGCCTGCAAAGGCGGCGATGGCGGAGAGCCCGACGACCATCAGCGCGAAATACTCCGCCGAGTGGAACAGCAGGGCGACGCTGGCCAGTGCCGGGGCAAAGATCATCAGCAGCACCGCACCGATGCTGCCGCCACAGAAGGACGAAATCGCAGCCACGGTCAGCGCCTTGCCCGCCTTGCCCTGTCGCGCCAGCGGATAGCCGTCAAATGACGTCGCCACGGTTGAGGCAACGCCCGGCGCGTTGATCAGGATGGAGGAAGTGGAGCCACCAAAGATGGCACCATAATAGACACCCGCCAGCAGGATCAACGCGGCAGAGGGATCACCGATGGAGATCGCCACCGGGATCATGATGGAAATGATGCTCATCGGGCCGAGACCCGGCAACATGCCGATGAAGGTGCCGATGAGGCAGCCGCCGATCACCATCAGGATGTTACTGAAAGAAAAGGCCGTGCTGAGGCCGATCAGAATACCGTCCAGCATATCAGCCCCCATGTCCCAGGAAAAAGGGCAGCGGGCGCAGGTAGATACCCAGCACCTGCTGCACCAGATACCAGACCACACCCGCCGCGATGACCGCGATGGGGATCAGGATATGCAGCTTGCGCTCGCCCAGGATCATGGCGCTGATCACCAGAAACGCGACGGTGGAGATCAGAAAACCAACCGGACGCAACGCCAGCGCGTAAACCACCATCATCGCCAGAAGCGACAGCGCTTGCGCCAGTTTATAGTCCAGCAGGCGGCGGTAATCGATGTCACCTGCCTTTGGACCTGTATCCGCCTTCTGCGGTGATAGCAGGATGATCAGCGCGCAGATCACCGCCATCACCGACAATCCCTTGGGGAAGGTGCTGGGCCAGATGGCGTTGAATTTCATGAACGGCGGCAAGCCTTCGTCCATGGTGAAAAAGGCCGTGTAGCCATAGGCGAGGCTGATCATCAGAATGACCAGCGCGATCCATCGGTCGAGCGCCATCGGGCTCTCCCCCCTTTGATGAGATATATCGAGCGTGAAACCGGATGGCGGCGCGGCCTCCTCCTAAAGATGCGCGCCGCCGGTTTCTGGTGTCAGAGGTCGGGCGCCCGGCACAACTCGGACCGGACGCCTGTCTGCTCTGCCAGACTTAGAGGAAGCCGAGTTCCTGCATCAGGCTTTTGATGACCTCTTCCTGACCTTCGAGGAATGTCACGAAGTCATCGCCGCTGTTGTGGATGTTCACCCACCCGTTGCGGGCGCGAACCTCTTCCCATTCGGGGGTGTCATACATCTTGGCCAGGGCCGCACGATAGGCTTCGACCTTCTCCTCCGGCAGACCGGGGGCGCCAAAGAAGCCGCGCCAGTTGACGAAAGTGGCATCAATCCCTTGTTCTTTCATCGTCGGTGCATCGGCATAAGCGGGCACGCGGTCCTCGGCGGTGACGCCGATGATCTTCACCTCGCCTGCGTTGGCCAGATCAATCGCCTCGGAGAAGCCGGTGGAGAGTGCGGCGATTTCACCTGAGAGGAGTGCCGCCATGGCCACACCGCCTGCATCATAGGGGATGTATTTCACCGCTGTCGGCTCTTCGCCTGCGGCTTTCATCACCATGGCAGCAACGAGGTGATCCATGCCGCCGGGGACCGAACCACCGCCGATGGCGGTCTTGCGCGGATCGGCCTGATAGGCGGCGATCAGATCGGACATGGAGTTGATCTGGCTGTCCTTGCCCACAACGATGGCCGCGTAATCGCCAATGGTGCCTGCGACCATGGTGAGGTCCCGGAAGTTATGCGGGAAGACACCGGTGAGCGAACGGATCACAATCGGGGTGGAGTTCACCATCAGGGTGCCGTGGTTGCTCTCGGCGTTCTCAATCAGATAGCCGATCGCCTTGCCGCCGCCACCGCCGGACATGTTTTCAAAGGACGCGTTGCCGACAAGGCCCGCCTTGGTCAGCGCCTCACCAGTGCCACGCGCGGTGCCGTCCCAGCCGCCGCCTGCGCCGCCGGGGATCAGAAAGTGGATGCTGTCCACCATCTCATCCGCAGAAACCGGCGCAGCAAAGGCCAGCGTCGTTGCGGCGGTCACGGCCATCAGGGCGCGCCGGGTCAAAGTCATTTTCATCTGTTGTCCTCCCATTTGACAAATGGCGGCTTGGCCGCTCATGACTGGAAGGGAACACGTTAAGCTGACACAAACCTGTCACACCGCAATCTGCCGCCACCTGCCCTGCCCCTCCCACGGATAGAACCGATGCGTTTCCTGCTGGTCGAAGACAATCTGAGCCTCGCTGCCGCCATTGAAGACCGGTTGCAGATGGATGGCCATGTGGTGGATCATGCCCCGGATCTGGCCGTGGCAGATGAATATGCCGCGACGGCGGATTACGATTTGATTTTACTGGATATTATGCTGCCAGACGGGGATGGTCGAAGCTTTCTTAAGTCCCATCGCAGCCGCGAGGGCACAACACCGGTGATCGTCCTGACCGCGCGGTCCGAAGTTTCTGACCGGGTTGGTGTGCTGGATCTGGGCGCGGATGATTACATCACCAAACCCTTTGACTTTTCCGAACTGGAAGCGCGCTGTCGCGCCGTGTTGCGGCGCCATGGTGGCGGCAGTTCCAACCAGAAACGATTCGGGGCGCTGGTGTTTGATCCCTTAGCTGGCACGCTGATGGTGGGCGACAAGACCGTTTCCCTGCGCAACAAAGAGTTGCGATTGCTGGAGGTTTTCGTCAATGCGCCGGACAGGATCTTTTCCAAATCGAAACTGGTGGACCGGCTGTTTTCCTATGACGAAGACGTCTCGGAAAACGCGATTGAGGTTTATGTGGGACGGCTGCGCAAACATCTGGCGGGATCTGATGTGGAGATCACGACGGTGCGCGGGCTTGGCTATCGGATGTCGCTTGCATGAGCCGCGCGCTGCCGACCAGCGGATCCATCCGGCGGCGGCTGACGTTGCAGCTGGTGGGCAGTGCCGCTTTTCTCGCCTCCTTGTTGTTCTTCATCGTGCTGGTCTTCACACGGGATGTGTCGCAGCGCACCCATGACAGTATACTGCAGGCCTCGGCCACGTCGATTATGGACTCGGTGTCTGTACGGTCGGGCGACGTGACGGTCGATATCCCCTATTCGGCGCTGTCGATGCTGGGCAATGTCAGCGATGATCGGGTGTTTTACCGGGTCGCGCAAAATGACCGTATGCTCACTGGCTACGGCGACCTGCCGCTGCCTGATCTGCTGCCCCAACGAGGGCAGCCGCGATTTGATACTGCGCCCTACAAAGGCGATAGCATCCGCATGGTGACCCTGGCGCGTCGGGTGTCGCTGAACGGTCAGGTCTCCGATGTGGTGATTTCCGTGGCGCAGACCCGTGAAGGACAGGCCGCGCAATTGGCGGAGCTGACGCGCACCGCGCTACAGCTTGGCCTGGGTTTCTTCATGATCGCGGCGTTTTTGGCGATCTGGGCAGCACAGTCCAGTATTCGACCGCTGGCCGAACTGGCCGAAGCGGTGTCGCGCCGTGGACCGAAGGATCTGCGCCCGGTGCACCGACCGGTACCGTCGGAGATGATCCCGCTGGTCACATCCTTGAACCGGTTTATTGAGCGGCTGCGGATTTCCCTCTCTCGGTCAGAGGATTTCATCGCAGAAGCCGCGCACCGGGTGCGCACGCCGCTGGCCACGGTGCGCACGCAGGCCGAGATCACGCTGAGACGGGTCGAGCGGGACGAAAACCGCGCCTCGCTACGTGAGATGATCCGCGCCATTGATGAGAGCTCCCGCGCGGCGGGGCAGCTGCTGGATCATGCGATGGTGACCTTTCGCACCGACAGCCTCTTGCGCGAAGAGGTGGATCTGGGGGCCCTATCGCGCGATCTGCTGAACCGGCTCCGCCCCATTGCGGAACTGAAAGACATTGCGCTCCATTCCGACCTGCCGCAAACGCCGCCACTGTCCGGCGATCCAATCCTCATCCAGAACGCGGTGCGCAACCTGTTGGACAATGCGATCAAATATGCGCCTTCCGAGAGCGATATTCAGGTCATTCTGCGCAGGGAGGGGGCAGAGCTGCGGCTCAGCATCATTGATGAGGCGGGCGGGTTTCCCAGCGGCGATACCGATGCGCTGACGGCACGGTTTGCGCGGGGCAGCAATGCCGAGGGGACGATTGGGTCGGGCCTTGGCCTCACCATTGCGCGCGAGGTGGCGGAGGCCCATGGCGGCCGGTTGACGATTGCATCCAGCCAAGCCACCAATGGCCCCCCTGCCGCATCTCCAAGGCGGGAGGGATCATGCGTTTCCTTGTGTTTTCCAGTGTCATGACAGGCCTGATCCGCGCAGTCTGGCTGGTGGTTTTGACTTTGGCTCTGCCAGCGTTCTCCGCACAAGCGTTTGAGGTGGAGGATCAACGCCGGTTCGGCCCCGCCGCCGGTGAGGCGAGTGCGGATGTGTTGCGGGTTCTGTCCACCACGGACACCGATCTGCTGGCCCCACTGGTTAAGAGTTTTCTGCGTACCCGTCCGACGGTGGTGGTAGACTACGTCACAGTCAGCAGTTCAGAGCTTATGCGGGCAGTGGTCGAAGAAGATGCGGGGTTCGACCTCGCCGTATCCTCGGCACTGGATTTGCAGACCAAGCTTGCCAATGACGGGTACACCCGCGCGCATTCCCCCGCTGGGCGGCTGCGGATCCCGGATTGGGCGGTCTGGCGCGATCATGTCTTTGCTTTCTCGCAGGAGCCCGCGTCGATCGTGTTGTCGCCTGCCGCCTTTGACGGGCTGGAGATGCCGCGCAGCCGTCAGGCGCTGATGTCGCTCCTGCGCCGCTACCCCAACCGGTTTCGGGGTCGCATTGGCACCTATGATGTCGAGAAAAGCGGGCTTGGCTATTTGTTTGCCACGCAGGATCTGCGCACCTCGGAAAGCTTCTGGCGAATGATGGAGATTTTCGGCAGCCTTGATTTGCGGCTCTATTGCTGCTCCGGCGAGATGATCGAGGCGGTGGCGCGCGGGGAGCTGGCCATCGCCTATAATGTGCTCGGCAGCTATGCGCGTGCGCGGGACGATCTGGCGGAGCGGATCGAGATCGTCGATCCGCAGGACTATACCAATATGATGCTGCGCACGGCTGTCGTGCTGAGAGGGGCCGAGCGGCCCGATTTGGCGGGGGCGTTCATCGACCACCTGTTGCGCGCCGCCTGGGGCAATGGGCGCGATCCGGACTATCCTTTCCCGCGGTACGCCACCGCCGAGACCACCCCCACCGCCGCCTTGCGCCCGATCCAGATGGGACCGGGGCTCTTGGTGTTTCTGGACCGGTTGAAACGGGCGCGGTTCCTTGAGGAATGGCGCAGCACCGTCCTGCAGAAGTAGCGCGAGCACTTAACGATAGAGCAGCGACTGGCCGTTGTGAAAGAGATGCAGCTTTGCCGGGTCGGCATAGAGCCGCACAGAGGAGCCGCGCAGCCCCTTGTGAATGCCGGGGAGTTTGGCAATCAGCGGGTCCTTGCCCTCTCCCGCAGCGATGTAGAGCACGGTGACCTCGCCCAGGGCCTCCACGATATCAACGCGGCTGTCGATCAGCGCGCCGCCAGTGCCCTCCTCAACCAGATCCTCGGGCCGGACGCCGACGTTGACGGCCAGTCCCTGATCCTCCTCCGTAGTGGGGATATCAGCCGCGACCTCCTCCCCAGTGGTGAGCCGCACCGTGGTGCGCGGCCCCGTGGCGATCACTGTTCCGGGAATGAGGTTCATGGCAGGCGAGCCGATGAACTGGGCCACGAACTCATTCTCGGGCCGCTCATACAGCTCAAGCGGAGTGCCGACCTGCGCGATGCCCTTGTTGGCAAGGACCACAATGCGGCTTGCCAGCGTCATCGCCTCCACCTGATCATGGGTCACATAGATCATGGTGCTGTCGGGCATCGCCTCTTTCAGCTGGGCAATTTCGATCCGGGTAGCGACCCGCAGCGCCGCGTCCAGATTTGAGAGCGGCTCGTCAAAAAGATAGACCTTCGGATCGCGCACGATGGAGCGGCCGATGGCGACCCGCTGCCGCTGCCCGCCCGACAGCGCCTTGGGCAGGCGATCAAGATAGGGTTCCAGCTGGAGGATCTTGGCCGCACGGTCGATGGCGGCGTCGATCTCGTCCTTGCTTTTCTTCGCGATCTTCAGCGCAAAGGCCATGTTGTCGCGCACCGTCATATGCGGATAAAGCGCGTAGGACTGGAACACCATCGCAATGCCCCGCTGGGCGGGCGGGATGTCATTCATCACCGCATCGTCGATTTCCAGCGTGCCACCGCTGATCCGCTCCAGCCCCGCGATCATCCGCAGCAAGGTGGATTTGCCGCAGCCGGAGGGACCAACGAAGACGATCAGCTCGCCTTGCTTGATATCGAGATTGATATCTCTCAGGACCTCGACACCGCCCCCGTAGGTTTTGGCCACATTGGTCAATTTCAGGTTTGCCATCTACTGGTCCCTCCCTTGCTCGTCGTTTCTGTCAGACCCGCACCGCGAGGCAGGCCTGCCAAGGTGCCAGTGCAACCTGCCTGCCGCCGTCTGGCAGATCAGCCAGCGCGATGTCGGTCTCAGGCTTGCGCCACATGCCTTCCGGCAAGGAAATCTCTGCCGGGGTGTCCCCCAGATTGAAGGCGCAAAAGATCACCTCGGCGCGGTCCTGACGGGTGAAGAAGGCGACATTGCCCTCTGCCCGCAGCTGATCATGGGTGCCCACTGCCAATGCGGGATGCGTCTTGCGCAGGGCAATGGCGCGGCGGTAGTGGTGCAACATCGCCTCTGGGTCGGCCTCCTGACTGGCCACGCTCAGGTTCAGATGTTCGGGCGAGACGGGCAGCCATGGCTTGCCTTCGCTGAAGCCACCCTCGCCATTCGACGGCTCCCAGACCATGGGCGTACGGCAGCCGTCACGGCCCTTGAACTCCGGCCAGAACTCAATGCCATAAGGGTCCTGAAGGTCTTCAAAGGCGATGTCTGCCTCCGGCAGGCCCAGCTCCTCGCCCTGATAGATGCAGGCGGTGCCACGCAGGCACATCATCATAGTGGTGAACAGACGTTGTGCCGCCGGGTTGAGGCCCCAGCGGCTGCTGTGGCGGATCACATCATGATTGGAAAACGCCCAGCACGCCCAACCATTTGCGGCAACACGATCTACCTCGGCAAAGACCTCGGCCAGACGGGAGGCGGTCAGCACATCCTTGGCCAGAAGTTCGAAGGCATAGCACATGTGAACACCGGTGTTGGCCGCCGTGTAGCTGCCCATGATCTCAAGCCCGCGCTGCGCGTCGCCCACCTCGCCCACGGCGGCCTTGGCGGGGTATTCATCCAGCAGCGCACGAAAGCGGCCAAGGAAGGCCAGGTTTTCCGGCTGGTTCTTGGAGTAGAGATGTTCCTGGTGATTATAGGGGTTCACCGAGGGGGCGATGGTGGCGTTGCGTTGCTCCGGCGGCAGGGCCGGGTTCGAGCGCAGCTCTGCATCGTGGAAATAGAAATTGATCGTATCAAGGCGGAAGCCATCAACGCCGCGCTCCAACCAGAAGCGGGTCACATCCAGCAGCGCGTCCTGTACCGCAGGGCAGTGAAAATTCAGATCCGGCTGCGAGACAAGGAAGTTGTGCAGATAATACTGCTCACGCCGTGGATCCCACTGCCAGGCGGAACCGCCAAAGATTGACAGCCAGTTGTTCGGCGGCGTGCCATCGGGTTGCGGATCGGCCCAGACGTACCAATCGGCGCGGTCATTGTCGCGGTTCTGACGGCTTTCGCCGAACCATGCGTGCTGGTCGGAGGTATGCGACAGCACCAGATCAATCATCACACGCAGGCCCAAACGGTGGGCAGCGGCGACCAGTTGGTCAAAGTCGGACAGGCTGCCAAACATCGGATCAACATCGCAATAATCCGAGACGTCATAGCCAAAATCCTTCATCGGGGAGGTGAAGAATGGCGAAATCCAGATCGCATCCACCCCAAGCGCGGCAATATACGGCAGGCGCTGGGTGATGCCCCGAAGGTCGCCAATGCCGTCGCCGTTGCTGTCCTGATAGCTGCGCGGATAGATCTGGTAGATCACCGCACCGCGCCACCAATCGGGGTCAGCGGCGAGAACCTGGGCCGGGTCGAGTTGAGCTTGAGCGTTCATGTCAGCTGTTTCCATAGTCTTAGAGTAAGGGGCAGTGCCGGTCTGATCCGGCCTGCGGATCAGGTCACTTGACCGAGCCTGCAAGGAGGCCACGGACGAGGTATTTCTGCATCGCGAAAAAGACGGCGAGCGGCACCGCAATCGAGACGAAGGCGGAGGTTGCGAGGATTTCCCAATTGCCGCCACGGGTGCCCAGCAGCTCAACAATCTGCTTGGTCATCACCGTGGTTTCTCCGGTCGCGTCGATCAGGAACACCATCGCCACCAGAAGGTCGTTCCAGGTCCACAGGAACTGGAAGATCGCAAAGGAGGCCAGTGCCGGGAAGGAGAGCGGCAGGATGATGCGGACAAAGATCATGAAATCCGTAGCGCCATCCACGCGGGCGTTTTCGATGATGTCGCGCGGAATGCCGACCATGTAGTTGCGCAGGAGGTAAATCGCGAGCGGCAGGCCAAAGCCCGTGTGTGCCATCCAGACGCCGATGTAGCCCTTGCCGATGCCAATCTCATTGTGGAACTTCAGCAGCGGGATCAGCGCCAATTGCAAGGGTACCACCAACAGGCCGACAATCGCCGCCACCAGAAGGGCGCGGCCCGGAAACTCCATCCACGCAAGCGCATAGGCGGCAAAGGCCGCGACGAGGATCGGGATGATGGTGGCCGGGATGGTGACGGTCAGCGTGTTGAAAAACGCCTTTGCCATATTGTCTGTCGCATTGCCGGACACCAGCACGGTCTCATAATTTTCCAGCGTGAATTCCGGTGGCACGGTTGCCGTGACGAACACGCGGGGGCCGCGTTTGCCACTGATTTCCTCGGTGCTTTCAAGCCGGTAGGCGCCATCTTCGGTGACTGTCAGGGTGCCACCACGGCGCAGCTCTGCCGTTTCACCGGGCTGGTAAGCGGCGGGTTCGCGTGCCGAGGTGCCCCAGGCGGAGATCTCGCTCTCGGTGCCTTCGGCAAAGAGACGCCCCTCGATCACATAGAGATCGCCCTCCTGCACCTGTGCGCTCGGCGGATCGGTGCGCAGGGTCAGGTTCTGCTCACTCGGGAACATCGCGCGCCACCAGCCGCTGGTTGCGATCTGGTCAGAGGTGCGGAAGGAGGACACCAACAGACCCAGCGTCGGGAACAGCCACAGCCCCACCAACAGCACCACAGACAGGCGCAAGGCCCAGATCAGCGCAGGTTTTTCTCCGGCAATCATATTCATCGCGGTCTCCTCAGCGCATTTCGCGGCGGGCGTTGTAGACGTTCCAGACCAGGATCGGCAGCACCAGCAGCATGATGACCATGGCGCTGGCAGAGCCGACGCCCCAGTCATTGGCACGGAACAGTTTGTCGTACATGTAATTGGCCAGAACCTGCGTCTCCCACTGGCC encodes the following:
- a CDS encoding tripartite tricarboxylate transporter substrate binding protein; protein product: MKMTLTRRALMAVTAATTLAFAAPVSADEMVDSIHFLIPGGAGGGWDGTARGTGEALTKAGLVGNASFENMSGGGGGKAIGYLIENAESNHGTLMVNSTPIVIRSLTGVFPHNFRDLTMVAGTIGDYAAIVVGKDSQINSMSDLIAAYQADPRKTAIGGGSVPGGMDHLVAAMVMKAAGEEPTAVKYIPYDAGGVAMAALLSGEIAALSTGFSEAIDLANAGEVKIIGVTAEDRVPAYADAPTMKEQGIDATFVNWRGFFGAPGLPEEKVEAYRAALAKMYDTPEWEEVRARNGWVNIHNSGDDFVTFLEGQEEVIKSLMQELGFL
- a CDS encoding carbohydrate ABC transporter permease, encoding MNMIAGEKPALIWALRLSVVLLVGLWLFPTLGLLVSSFRTSDQIATSGWWRAMFPSEQNLTLRTDPPSAQVQEGDLYVIEGRLFAEGTESEISAWGTSAREPAAYQPGETAELRRGGTLTVTEDGAYRLESTEEISGKRGPRVFVTATVPPEFTLENYETVLVSGNATDNMAKAFFNTLTVTIPATIIPILVAAFAAYALAWMEFPGRALLVAAIVGLLVVPLQLALIPLLKFHNEIGIGKGYIGVWMAHTGFGLPLAIYLLRNYMVGIPRDIIENARVDGATDFMIFVRIILPLSFPALASFAIFQFLWTWNDLLVAMVFLIDATGETTVMTKQIVELLGTRGGNWEILATSAFVSIAVPLAVFFAMQKYLVRGLLAGSVK
- a CDS encoding alpha-amylase family glycosyl hydrolase, which encodes MNAQAQLDPAQVLAADPDWWRGAVIYQIYPRSYQDSNGDGIGDLRGITQRLPYIAALGVDAIWISPFFTSPMKDFGYDVSDYCDVDPMFGSLSDFDQLVAAAHRLGLRVMIDLVLSHTSDQHAWFGESRQNRDNDRADWYVWADPQPDGTPPNNWLSIFGGSAWQWDPRREQYYLHNFLVSQPDLNFHCPAVQDALLDVTRFWLERGVDGFRLDTINFYFHDAELRSNPALPPEQRNATIAPSVNPYNHQEHLYSKNQPENLAFLGRFRALLDEYPAKAAVGEVGDAQRGLEIMGSYTAANTGVHMCYAFELLAKDVLTASRLAEVFAEVDRVAANGWACWAFSNHDVIRHSSRWGLNPAAQRLFTTMMMCLRGTACIYQGEELGLPEADIAFEDLQDPYGIEFWPEFKGRDGCRTPMVWEPSNGEGGFSEGKPWLPVSPEHLNLSVASQEADPEAMLHHYRRAIALRKTHPALAVGTHDQLRAEGNVAFFTRQDRAEVIFCAFNLGDTPAEISLPEGMWRKPETDIALADLPDGGRQVALAPWQACLAVRV
- a CDS encoding ABC transporter substrate-binding protein, translating into MRFLVFSSVMTGLIRAVWLVVLTLALPAFSAQAFEVEDQRRFGPAAGEASADVLRVLSTTDTDLLAPLVKSFLRTRPTVVVDYVTVSSSELMRAVVEEDAGFDLAVSSALDLQTKLANDGYTRAHSPAGRLRIPDWAVWRDHVFAFSQEPASIVLSPAAFDGLEMPRSRQALMSLLRRYPNRFRGRIGTYDVEKSGLGYLFATQDLRTSESFWRMMEIFGSLDLRLYCCSGEMIEAVARGELAIAYNVLGSYARARDDLAERIEIVDPQDYTNMMLRTAVVLRGAERPDLAGAFIDHLLRAAWGNGRDPDYPFPRYATAETTPTAALRPIQMGPGLLVFLDRLKRARFLEEWRSTVLQK
- a CDS encoding tripartite tricarboxylate transporter TctB family protein; this encodes MALDRWIALVILMISLAYGYTAFFTMDEGLPPFMKFNAIWPSTFPKGLSVMAVICALIILLSPQKADTGPKAGDIDYRRLLDYKLAQALSLLAMMVVYALALRPVGFLISTVAFLVISAMILGERKLHILIPIAVIAAGVVWYLVQQVLGIYLRPLPFFLGHGG
- a CDS encoding sensor histidine kinase, which codes for MSRALPTSGSIRRRLTLQLVGSAAFLASLLFFIVLVFTRDVSQRTHDSILQASATSIMDSVSVRSGDVTVDIPYSALSMLGNVSDDRVFYRVAQNDRMLTGYGDLPLPDLLPQRGQPRFDTAPYKGDSIRMVTLARRVSLNGQVSDVVISVAQTREGQAAQLAELTRTALQLGLGFFMIAAFLAIWAAQSSIRPLAELAEAVSRRGPKDLRPVHRPVPSEMIPLVTSLNRFIERLRISLSRSEDFIAEAAHRVRTPLATVRTQAEITLRRVERDENRASLREMIRAIDESSRAAGQLLDHAMVTFRTDSLLREEVDLGALSRDLLNRLRPIAELKDIALHSDLPQTPPLSGDPILIQNAVRNLLDNAIKYAPSESDIQVILRREGAELRLSIIDEAGGFPSGDTDALTARFARGSNAEGTIGSGLGLTIAREVAEAHGGRLTIASSQATNGPPAASPRREGSCVSLCFPVS
- a CDS encoding response regulator transcription factor, which gives rise to MRFLLVEDNLSLAAAIEDRLQMDGHVVDHAPDLAVADEYAATADYDLILLDIMLPDGDGRSFLKSHRSREGTTPVIVLTARSEVSDRVGVLDLGADDYITKPFDFSELEARCRAVLRRHGGGSSNQKRFGALVFDPLAGTLMVGDKTVSLRNKELRLLEVFVNAPDRIFSKSKLVDRLFSYDEDVSENAIEVYVGRLRKHLAGSDVEITTVRGLGYRMSLA
- a CDS encoding ABC transporter ATP-binding protein, with the protein product MANLKLTNVAKTYGGGVEVLRDINLDIKQGELIVFVGPSGCGKSTLLRMIAGLERISGGTLEIDDAVMNDIPPAQRGIAMVFQSYALYPHMTVRDNMAFALKIAKKSKDEIDAAIDRAAKILQLEPYLDRLPKALSGGQRQRVAIGRSIVRDPKVYLFDEPLSNLDAALRVATRIEIAQLKEAMPDSTMIYVTHDQVEAMTLASRIVVLANKGIAQVGTPLELYERPENEFVAQFIGSPAMNLIPGTVIATGPRTTVRLTTGEEVAADIPTTEEDQGLAVNVGVRPEDLVEEGTGGALIDSRVDIVEALGEVTVLYIAAGEGKDPLIAKLPGIHKGLRGSSVRLYADPAKLHLFHNGQSLLYR